A window of the Bombina bombina isolate aBomBom1 chromosome 3, aBomBom1.pri, whole genome shotgun sequence genome harbors these coding sequences:
- the LOC128651470 gene encoding LOW QUALITY PROTEIN: transmembrane protein 19-like (The sequence of the model RefSeq protein was modified relative to this genomic sequence to represent the inferred CDS: substituted 1 base at 1 genomic stop codon) has translation MLFIQDNLYKESVKMMMNIVLLCMILCISLSFWIISITASTYYGTLRPISPXRWLVSVVIPVIIASHGLKRKSLDHSGALAGLLVGFILTVANYSFFSALFIFFFTSSKLTKWKGDVKKHYDSEYKEGGQRNCVQVFCNGGVPTELALLYMVENGPGEIPIDFSNEYTASWMCLSLLGAIVCSAGDTWASEIGPVLSKGAPRLITTWGKVPVGTNGGVTPVGLIASLLGGLFVGVAYFLTQLMFVNDLDIAAPQWPIVIYGVMAGLLGSVIDSYLGAIMQYSGYEENTGKIVNQPTTNSKLISGKPILDNNAVNLFSSILIAILLPGAAWSFWPRA, from the coding sequence ATGCTTTTTATTCAAGACAACCTCTACAAAGAATCTGTAAAAATGATGATGAACATTGTCCTTTTGTGTATGATCCTCTGCATATCGTTGTCCTTCTGGATAATATCTATTACTGCAAGTACATATTACGGCACACTAAGGCCCATCTCTCCTTAGCGCTGGTTGGTATCTGTAGTAATCCCAGTCATCATTGCATCTCATGGATTAAAAAGGAAAAGCTTGGATCATAGCGGTGCCCTTGCAGGGTTACTTGTTGGCTTCATCTTGACTGTTGCCAATTACAGCTTTTTTTCagctttgtttatatttttctttacttCCTCCAAACTCACTAAATGGAAAGGAGATGTTAAGAAGCACTATGATTCTGAATATAAAGAAGGTGGACAAAGGAATTGTGTGCAAGTTTTCTGTAATGGTGGCGTCCCTACAGAGTTGGCTTTGCTGTACATGGTAGAAAATGGTCCTGGGGAAATACCTATTGACTTTTCCAATGAATACACTGCATCATGGATGTGCTTATCACTACTGGGAGCAATCGTTTGCTCAGCGGGTGATACATGGGCTTCAGAGATAGGTCCTGTACTGAGTAAAGGTGCACCAAGGTTAATAACTACCTGGGGAAAAGTTCCTGTAGGTACCAATGGAGGAGTCACTCCAGTAGGTCTCATTGCAAGTCTTCTCGGTGGACTGTTTGTGGGAGTAGCATATTTTCTAACTCAGCTTATGTTTGTGAATGATTTGGACATTGCAGCTCCACAGTGGCCAATTGTAATTTATGGTGTAATGGCTGGTTTACTTGGATCTGTAATAGATTCCTATTTGGGTGCAATCATGCAATATTCAGGTTACGAGGAAAATACAGGGAAGATTGTCAATCAACCAACCACTAATTCAAAGCTTATCTCTGGGAAACCTATTTTAGACAATAATGCTGTGAATTTATTCTCATCCATACTTATAGCTATACTTCTCCCTGGAGCTGCATGGAGTTTTTGGCCAAGAGCCTGA